TTTTTTAGGTCGAGAATATGATACTTTCCCCTTTCTTAAAAAACGTCTTTGGCTCATCATCTCGTCCAACGGAACGAGTCACGGATCCCGTGGTGCCAGCAGCGCCCACCCCCGTAACGGCATTCGGAGACAGCGTTGCTCCGTCGCCCCAACTTGAGTTAGAGCCCCAAAAGCTTTTGATTTGCAGTTGTCGCGCTTTAATTTCGATGGTGTCTCAGGATGTGAATAAGTGGAAAGATATCTTTAATTTGATTTCCACCAATGCAACCTTCATCGATCGCACGGAGAAACTAAAAAGTCCCTTCCGCTTTCACGTTTCCGATGAATTGAGATTGCCCGATTTCACGGGAAAAACGGCGGATACTTACGAAAATATTTGTAATGCTCGCGTGCATCAGTTGATCGCTCATCAGGACAAAACTCAACAGCCTATGGTGATTTTGTACTCCGGCGGGATCGATTCCACTTTGATCATGGTTTCGCTTCTCAAAAACGTCCATAAGTCGGAGTTGAAAGATCGTTTTAAAATTTTATTAAACTTCCACAGCATTCGCGAAAATTCGAATTTTTATCGCAAACATATCTGTAAAAAATTTCGCTTTGAAACTACTGAAAATTTTGTGAATTACTTTGATCACAAGCATATCATGGTCGATGGTGAGCATAATGATCAGTTGTTTGGTTCTGACGTCTGTAAGTTATATTATCAGACCACCTCTTTTGAGGAGCTCTTAGCTCCATATAGCAAAGACCGGCTGCTGCATTTCTTTTTAAAAATGAAGTTTCGTCCAGCTGCGGCCAGTCTCTGGAGTGAGCTCTTGGACGATCATGTTAAATCAGCTCCCTGTGAGATCCGCCGAATGTTTGATTTTTTCTGGTGGCTCAATTTTATTTTTAAATGGCAATCGGTCTACTATCGAATTTTGTTGCGCACGAATTTCGATGAAATCACCATGAATAAAAACTTTTTAAAAAACAACTTTTTTCATTTTTATAACACTCCAGAGTTTCAACATTGGTCGATGGTGAATCCGGATAAAAAAATTGGCAAGAGTTGGTATTCCTACAAGATCGAAGCCAAGAAGGTGATCCTCGATTACGACGAGAATCAGGACTACTTCGATAATAAAATGAAGATCGGCAGTCTGGGCAACGTTTTTATATCTCGACGAACGGCTCAAGGCCTAACGACGGATTTTAAATTTTTGAATCGGGTCGCTCCACGCGACTTTTATGTCAAAGACAATGACTTTAACCGATAAAATCGATGGATTTGACCTGTCGGTTTAAAAGTTGGCTCCAATAATTTCGAATAAAAGTTTTACGCCGTCTCGCGATCTCTGGCATAAGATCATTCTTTTTGATTGGTATTTTCATCATGTATTGGATGTCGAAGTCGTACTGGGCCAATTCTAAAAGGCTCCAGCAGGCATAGGTGTAGTGAGACGAAGCCTCCGCGGTAAGATCACTCACCCATTCTTCGGCATCCCGCTGGGTGGCGTGTTCGGTCTTCCAATACAACTTTCCGTTATCCACGTACCAATCAAAGCCATATTGTTCAGCGTTGCGATCAAACTCACTGATAAATAGTGAGTTTTTCTCTCGATTAATCCCTAGACGATGCCATTTCCAATGATTGATCTCATTGGCAATCATCCACCGATTCGACTCTTTAAGTTCCTCGAAGGTCTCGGGTGGCAATCCGGCGATCATTCCCACTTGAATACCGACTTGTCGTTTCCAAAGGTCGTTATTGAGACGGGGAAGATAATCTTTGGCATGGGTGGCATTCCAGCCCTTTTTAATTAAATTGGCCGCTTGCTGATTAAAGGTTTCTAATCCGAAGTATACTCCGCGCAATCCTGATTCGAAGAGGACCGCCTCCGACTCGGGTCTTTTCGCTAAAAGATCCATCCGGCAATAACCCGCAAATTTGATTTTAAAAGGCAGTCTTTGAGTCATCTGCCAAAACTGCAGGTTGCGCTCTTCCGATGCATTAATGGTATCATCAAGCATCATGTAGCTCGTCACCTTCCACTTTTCGTAATTGCGGATCAGTTCTTGCTCGATGCACTCCATGGAGCGATTGAAGTCGTTCACCTTTTTCCCGATGTAAGGATAAGAGCAAAAGCGGCACGAGAAAACACAGCCTCTTCCCAATTCCAAAGGAAGGGATTCGTTTTCTTGAATGAAGTCGTTGTCGGACCATTCGAAGCTGCTATTTTCGATTTTAAAATGGGAGCGTTCGGGATTGGCATCGCTCTCTTGAATGACTGTGTTTCCTTGCACGGTGATTGTTTTGGGATGATCTTTATCCGTATACAGATGATCGCAAAGTTCGAGGAGAGTGTTTTCGCCGTGCCCGTAAAAGAGATAATCAAAAAGCATTTTGTTGCGGTACTTGCGAACTAAGTGATTTGTAAGTGGTCCCCCGGCAATGATCTTAACGTGGGGGTAGGTTCGCTTCACCCAATAAAGAACCGATTCAATTTTTTTAAGAACGATTCCAAGCTCTGACCCGTTGGACATAATTCCTAAGCCAACGACTTTCGTTTTCGGGGTAATGTATTTCGCAAGAGCTTCTTTAATGAGTTTTTCTGGAGCGTGCTGGACGTAATTAATCACCTGCGTTTGGTAGCCGTTTTTTCGTAAATACCAAGCCAATTGGTGCGTTCCGAAAGGTCGAAAATTTTTTTTGTGAGCATCAATGATGCCCGAAATAAATACTACATCCATTAAAGTGAGGTACCCCTGCCCATTGTATAGATCATATCCCCCAGAGGAGTAAAGGAGGATCCCTCTCATTTCTGCTTAATTTTTGAACATAATCGGGAGATTCAGGCTTTCGGCTTCGAAACCGAAATCAATATTCAGTTTTGGAAATTCGCACACTTTTGTATCTCAAAGGAAATCCAATTGAGAATAAGCTCCGGTCAAAAACACTTAATGTTTAATTAAAAAAAAAGCTTTCGCAAGACAAAGATTCTTAAAGCGTCTGTAATTATCAGATCCACTTCGAGTTAACTGAATGATTTCTCAATCAAATTGTCGACGATATTAATTCGCTTAATAGTTTTCATCGAGATGACTTATAACTTTCACGATTGAAAAATTTTTCGGACTCGCTTTACCTAGACTTAAGAAGGGCAAGATGGTCTTGCCTTTAAATGGGGGAGAGAGAGATGAGGAATTTATTATTAACTGCACTTTTAGTATTGAGTGCCACTGTTGCAAAGGCAGATGATATCGCGCTCGGTGTACCCGCCTACGGAGGTACGGGATGTCCACAGGGTTCGGTCGGTGTGACTTTAACGGAGGATCAAAAAGTTCTGAGTATTATTTTTGATCAGTTTGTGGCTCAAGCGGGAGCCGGTTCTGGTTTGTTCATTGACCGGAAGGCTTGCAACTTAGCGATACCGATTCATGTCCCCC
The DNA window shown above is from Bdellovibrionales bacterium and carries:
- a CDS encoding B12-binding domain-containing radical SAM protein produces the protein MDVVFISGIIDAHKKNFRPFGTHQLAWYLRKNGYQTQVINYVQHAPEKLIKEALAKYITPKTKVVGLGIMSNGSELGIVLKKIESVLYWVKRTYPHVKIIAGGPLTNHLVRKYRNKMLFDYLFYGHGENTLLELCDHLYTDKDHPKTITVQGNTVIQESDANPERSHFKIENSSFEWSDNDFIQENESLPLELGRGCVFSCRFCSYPYIGKKVNDFNRSMECIEQELIRNYEKWKVTSYMMLDDTINASEERNLQFWQMTQRLPFKIKFAGYCRMDLLAKRPESEAVLFESGLRGVYFGLETFNQQAANLIKKGWNATHAKDYLPRLNNDLWKRQVGIQVGMIAGLPPETFEELKESNRWMIANEINHWKWHRLGINREKNSLFISEFDRNAEQYGFDWYVDNGKLYWKTEHATQRDAEEWVSDLTAEASSHYTYACWSLLELAQYDFDIQYMMKIPIKKNDLMPEIARRRKTFIRNYWSQLLNRQVKSIDFIG
- a CDS encoding DUF4360 domain-containing protein; its protein translation is MRNLLLTALLVLSATVAKADDIALGVPAYGGTGCPQGSVGVTLTEDQKVLSIIFDQFVAQAGAGSGLFIDRKACNLAIPIHVPQGLSVSVVKIDYRGYTYVPAGAQARFDVEYFLKSFNSNSKGPAASRVFNGPLDDNYIFTNNLLVSSTVWSACGEDVSLRV